One segment of Vulpes lagopus strain Blue_001 chromosome 8, ASM1834538v1, whole genome shotgun sequence DNA contains the following:
- the LOC121498226 gene encoding lysozyme-like protein 1: MKAAGLLALIGCLIMVTEPKIYTRCKLAKIFSRAGLDNYQGFSLGNWICMAYYESRYNTTAETQLEDGSIDYGIFQINSFTWCRRAKLQEKNHCHVACSALITDDLTDAILCAKKIAKETEGMNYWQGWKKHCEGKDLSEWKKGCEVS, from the exons ATGAAGGCTGCCGGCCTCTTGGCCCTGATTGGCTGTCTGATCATGGTCACTGAGCCCAAAATCTACACTCGCTGTAAACTGGCAAAAATATTTTCGAGGGCTGGCCTGGACAATTACCAGGGTTTTAGCCTTGGAAACT GGATCTGCATGGCATACTATGAGAGCCGCTACAATACAACAGCTGAGACCCAGCTGGAGGATGGAAGCATTGACTATggcatttttcagataaatagtTTCACGTGGTGCAGACGTGCTAAGCTACAAGAGAAGAACCACTGTCACGTTGCCTGCTCAG CCTTGATCACAGATGATCTGACAGATGCAATTCTATGTGCCAAGAAAATTGCTAAAGAGACAGAAGGGATGAACTATTG GCAAGGCTGGAAGAAACACTGTGAGGGCAAGGACCTGTCTGAGTGGAAAAAGGGATGTGAGGTTTCATGA